The genomic DNA TGAGCATGTTTGGGAGATCTAGCAAATTTACCCCACGACAACTGAGATTTATCCACctataaacatttaacagtacTGTACCTAAGCCCAGCCtctgttaaatgttttaaatcattGTGTGCAGGATGCAGATCAATGAGCAGGCCTACTTTATGGCAccaatggtttttttttcccacaaagaCTAATGGGCCACTATTTTATTATCACTGTTTCAGCAATTTTCAAAAGTTAAAATCTCAAACATTTGCTAATTCAAGCTTCTCAAGTCCGAGACATAAATACTTCTGTTGGATATGATTGTAAACTACTCACCAGGCCTCATTCGGACGCGGCGGATGTACTTCTCTCCCAGAAAGTTCCTGATCTCCACCAGAGTTCCAGACTCCTGAATGACGACGTTGATGGGGAAATGGGCGTACACGGAACGCATTTTGTACCGGAAACCctgcagtcagacagacagaaagtgagAGGTGCTGATTTGGACtgataaagaaaacaaagccaGTCCACAAACAATAGGCAGCATCAGTCTACACAGTCACACGACAGACAGCATTTAATGTATAGCCTACCATGGGGGCCAGGCACAGGACTTATGATAGCAGTTTGACACCATTTCATTCAGACACTCTGTGCTGAAGTCTCACCAGAGTGACTCCCTTGATCATGTTCTGGACGTGGCTGCAGATGGTGCGGACTGTGGCCAGCTCCTTCCTGTTTCCCCACCATTTATCCACACGAAGCTGAGGAAGGCGGCACATTATTTCAATTTAACTTAAATAGTGCTGAAACAGTCAGTCTAGTGACAAAATCAATCACTTGACGATCCTCTTGAAATactaaaatatactttttttcaCATCAAGCAAGCCAAACACCACCCGCTTCTACACATTCATTATTCTATACAACCAAATTCTACTACCATACCTTTATGACAATTACAAGTTTGTAGGACTATTCCTATTTTACAAACTATGGACTATGCTAAATATAACAGAAAAACCCTCCATATGACAAGTATTTCCAGTTCCATCTTTGTGGCAGGTTGCTGCAATAAAGTACCATATTACTAATCATAGTTTCCATTCAGAGATCTGAGTAAACCTTAATTTAGTGTCACAAACTCTGTGACAATTTAACTGAAAACGTCCtacacatttttcctcattaaacCTCCTGATTAGGTTGCTATTAAAATGTATGGTATTGGGTTATAAAATGTGAATACCCAAGcattaaaaatcacaaattctTCGTAACTGTTGTTACACTTCGTGGtaacatttcagtcacaacTCCCATGCATGCTTTCACAGTAGACTTCTTAGTTTCTGACAGCAGACTTTCAGAGCACATTACATTAAGCATCATTCTAGCTGGCTCCTGCTTaccttcttctgtttcttgCCCAGCAGGCTGAGCTCTAGGTTGATGTGGTTGAACTCTCTGGTGAGCCTACCACGGGGGCCCTTGACGATCACTTTTCGCCCATTCAACCTGACCTCGACTGCCAATGCCAAACAGAAGGAAGAGGGGGAAAAAGAGGTAAACAGTAAGAGACCAAACTCTCCACAAGTCATAGAAGAATGAAGGTTCATCCTGAAAGTTTGCAAATATCAACAATTTCTTACCATCGTCGGGGAGGTCGACAGTCTGACTGCTGAGAATGGTCTTCATTCTACAAAGAAACCAATTGAGAGTTTATCTCTGCAAACTTTTCAAGTGTCATTAGTATCTTCAGAGTTACAGCTGTGAAGCTCAACATTGATGCTAGCATGTTGTACACTGAGTAGCTGCAGGATGATGCTAGCTTTGCGTTTCAAAACGTTTCTTAATAAAATGTTATCAGTGTACTGTAGGACTGTGAGATTCAGCGTTTGGCAAAAGCAACGCAATGCCTCCACACTGCATTGAATCAGCTAGCTTTGGGCTAATGCTAACAGCTACATTAGACACCAACACCGGTGTCTAGTTAAACGACTTGTTACTTTTATTTAACATGTTACTGAACTTAAATAACACATTAAGTAATACAAACATTgtctttaataataataacattgttATAATGTTTAACTCGCAGCGGCCGTTAGCACGAACAGAGCGTCAGGCCTCAAACAGTCAATCTGACAGAAATCTACTAACATATCTCTtcacaaacataaaataaaggaaaaatacaGTTCATGTTGTGAAATACAACACTGTATGCGCCTAGCTGATCAAATGTGGGCCATAAATATGTTTAATTGACGCAGATGGAGTTAGATGAAACCCAAGAAACAATCTTTCGGCTATCCTCACCTCGCCGGTAGCAGAggaaaggaggaaggaaggacgTCACCACGCAGTTGTAGAGCACGTACGGCACGTCATCAGGCAGTACGACTCAATCGACGAATTTGTTTATGATCAGGATCCTATAGTTTGGAAGTATAGTgagattaaagataaaaaaagtaaaacattttattagtaAAAGGGAACAAATACCATTTGGCTATATGTGCGATGAAGTCGTTTAACGTTGAATGGCTATTAGCAACATGTGATGCTATTTGCCTCTGCCACATTCACGTCAAATCgtacaaactgaaatttcagaTACCCAAATATGAAAAACGTTCACGCCGGTCtcttaaactgtaaaattactgcTACCTATGCAAGAGAGTTGAAGTTATTATGTGGTAAAATGGTTCCAAATCCAACTTCGCTGAAAGTTGCAGATAAATCATATTCAATATTAGAATTCTGCGTCTTACAAAAGAAATACACGATTTAAATCTGATTTAACTTGTTAAACAGTCGATGTACAcgtgttttttcattatgactACTtcctgattattttttaatatatcagTGGTTAcattctgttctttctgttttgttttgtctcctgcTTTATATGCCCAGTCCTCCTATGACATGTATTTTCAACCTTGTTAGGACTTACCATGAtaactgaatttttaaaaactttattattattaaatatttgctAATTTCGAAGATGTGGTTGGTGTTGAAATAAACGATGAGGAAACCCTGAAATTGTAATAAGAAGAtgtttctctgtcttcctcACTCTGACGTCAATGCCTTGAATGCAGCATCAGACCAAAGCAGCCGCTTGCCGAGGCTCGTTGCCAATGACAGCCGCCTGCTCGCTAAAGTCATGGCGCTGCTCAAACAAAGTTGCTGCGTAGCGGGTCGCTTCTCCACAAACCATCTTTGGCTGAGTCCCAGATGTGTCCCACATGTGAGTATTTCAACTGGAATGATCCCTAATAAACAAACGTTGCTGTCGTGAGTGATTTACTAACCAGTGCTGGTCACGGGCCTGGAGTTAACTACAGCCTGCAGTGTTTGGTAACTGAGGAGCTACTGTCAGGATGTTTATGACTTCAACAGTgagatgtttgtttgtgtcagtgAACTAACCTGAACCAGTGAACTAACCCTCAGTGTTTCCTGTGTAGGTTTACACCAGCAGTCTGACAACTGCAGCCAAATCCTCCccagacagaaaagacagaaagaaggagCTGCTGAGCGATGACGGACCTGATCTGCAGGACTTCATTTCAGGGGAACTATCGGAGAAAAGCAAGTGGGCAGAGTATAGAGGCACCCTGAAGAGACAGAAGGGAGAGAGGTAAGGCGGCTTCCTGTAATCCAACCGTATTCAGATGTAGTGTCTCCTCTGTGGGTTGAATATCATAAATGAAGTAGAACTAAAAGCTTTAAACATGCTGGTAAACTTCTGGATCCAGACACTGAAATGAAGCATTAgcagtgttgtgtttacacaaCATTTATCTAGTTATAGGAAGCAGAAAGTAGGAATTTTCAGCTTCTAGAAGTTCAAGACAAATGGTCGATCTTTGTTATCAGAGGCGTTCAAAGACCATGTGAGACAAAGCCTTATCTGAATGTGCCCAGCTGAATCAGCTCTTTAGTGTCTTTGCTGTCAGAATTGACTTATTCGGTCAAatagatgaaatattttagcatGAATTTGCACACAAGTAGATGATACTTTCATCTCTTACTATCCCAAATTTCATCAACCTACCCATGATTCAAGATGTCCATCTGGCCATTCAGATAGTCTTCTCACAATAACATTGATCAAATAGATCTTATGTATTAGAGAtaaattttttctgttttttttttttaattgattttatttgtaatttttgaaCAAATCCTGAATCTGAGAGGTCTTAAGCACAAAACTGAGGCTTGTTTGCTAGTATATCTCTCCATTCACCAGAAACTGCTGAACATCTCCTGAAAATTTAAAGACTCAAGGACGTGTACTTCAAGAGATATGGACATCTGAAAGCAGCATCTCGTTCAGTTTCCAAGTTGTAAGAGATATATTGAAAATTTCCATTGGGTTAAAGATTATGAAAATGTTGGAATTTCaacgaaaaaacaaaagagcaaaTGTCAGTTTCAGATGCCCAAGATCATTCCTGGAAAGTTTCAACAGATTCTGAGATGGTCAAGCAGCCACCTTTGCTGAGTTGACACTGAACAATCCAAGACGTTGCTGCTTTCTCAAATCACCAAAACTCATCAGTCTCAGAGTATGGGTGAACAAACAGTGAAGCTGAACTGCAACaaagaacagacacaaaaaaatgtaaagaatacACTACGGtttaaaaatttggggtcaccctggCAATTACTTGTTTTCCGTGAAacctcacacttttattcatgtgttaacataactgcacaagggttttctaatcatcaattagcctttcaacaccattagttgacacaatgtagcattagaacacaggagtgatggttgctggaaatgttcctctgtacccctatggagatattctattaaaaatcagctgtttccagatagaatagtcatttaccaccagacaatgaaattatattaatcagaaatacagtctagacattgttaatgtctagactgtatttatttaacttaatgTTAGCCTCATtgagaaaaatgcttttctttcaaaaataaggacatttcaaagtgaccccaaacttttgaacttttGTGTGTATACATCATATGTGCACGAGGTGTTTTAATGCATTGCATCATATATACCAGGTTTGTGGGTGAAGTCAACTATAATTAagtgtaaactgtaaaaaaaaaaaaaaaaaaaaaagtcaaattttggatttaatttatggatgatgttcatttaaaTGAGTGTATTAGCAGTTTAAtgtgagttttgtttttaagctGCACTTCATAGAGGACCTCTATGACATCTGTGGAAAAATAATCTATCAAAGTGACATGTAGTTTAGTTTGTAAGAGGCTGCACTGGTGTCTATGGCATAGATATATTTTCATCTGTGTTTCCTCATCTTAcaccttttcttctctttgacaagtataaatattttctttagcatTTAATCGGTATTGACAAGTTATGTTACCATTCAGGAGGACTTCCTGTACTGGTCAGACTATAGATTGTCTCTGTTCACACTGTCTGAAAACATGGACAAATCTGTAAATATCCTAATATTTGCTCCCATCATATATTTTAATGGGATGTAGAGAATTTCAGGAACCCTTTTGTAAAACGTCTCTACAGTCTACCACCACACACTACGGCCTCACTAAAATGAAATATGTCTTTACAACagccacaaaaactgaaaatgtataaGGTTTGTAGAAGTAGAATTCATGGCAGAACTATTTTATTGGATTGTTTTAAATGCACAGTTGTTTTCTGCCAAGATTCTCTGTGAAAGTGTACTGAAAGCTGGAGATCAGCAGTTATCTTTAACTGATTTACACTGAAGGCTAAATCTTTTCCAGCATACATGTAGGTTTTCCATTTGTAGTTTATCATATCTAGAGCGTTTTCTGTGTTGCAGAACAAGACTAAAGAGCAAAATCTATTGGATGTTACATGGATATGTTGGTTGGTAGATTTAGATAAGCTTTTTATTTACATGCACAAGTTTTGTTTCGTAACGAAGAAGCAGAAGTTACACCTTATCTCAGGAGGCCAGATGTTTTCCCTGGAGGGCTAAACTTAGCTTGTTGGCTACTATTTGCATATTGTATTGACATTTGACAGTCATCAGCTAATTTTCAGTAATGCTTTTCATAGCTCTGGTTGTATTGGAACATTTCAGGCAACACGGGACATTAATCAGTAGAACTGCTCTACGGCAGTTTGGATGTTTAAAGCTTTTGAGCTTCAATTTTCCTGATGATATTCCAGGTGGCATTTCCATCTGGGTATTTAATCTGTACAGTGGAATTTCACACAAGTTACTGTTGTATAATGCACAGAAACATGTAAAAGGCTTTATCTATGTGGTTCACACCCACTTTGACTGGTCTGCTTCAGAGAACTGTTGCACATTTGGTGACTGACTGCTGTCTTCTCAGGCTGCGTCTTCCTCCATGGCTGAAGACGGAGATCCCCATCGGAAAGAACTTCAACAGACTGAAGAACACGCTGAGAGACCTCAACCTGCACACAGTAAGTTTCATGAGATGTAGCCAAGGATGCTACAAGCATACTGAGACTTTGCAAGTCATGGCATGACTCAGCAGATTTCTGTGACTATTGTACAGGCTTTACCTTGACACTGCTTCTTGctttttttaaggatttaaagtttttattgtCATATGCAGCAATAAAGAAATTGTTAGTGCAATGAAACTCTTCGCTGACTTTGTTTTTACCTCGTGCTAAGACTCACCTGTTTTCTAAATGCACTCATTCAAACACACTAATCGCTTGCATCACCTCATGCATACTGAGATAAACAAACTATTAACACATAAAGAATAGTGCAAATCAAATATGTACTAAAACTGTgtgaaaaacttgaaatttgaacatttttgttgtcataCTTACCAGATctgaaaagcatttatttagcaGTTTATCAATTTATAGAATagaccaaagaggaggtttatggaTGTAGAGAAAGAGGACGTGACATTAGTtggtgtgagagaagaggatgcagaggataaggttagatggaagcagatgattcATTATGGTGACCcctgaaaggaaaagaagaaagaagatcAATTTATAGAATAATTCTTAGTGCTAGTGACTGGGAGGGCAGGTTTACAGATGagacctctgtgtgtgtgtttcctcagGTGTGTgaggaggccaggtgtccaAACATCGGTGAATGTTGGGGAGGAGGAGAGTATGCCACAGCAACAGCCACCATCATGGTGAGTCTCTGCTGCATCTACTTCCAATTGTAGAAAAATTCAAAGATTTCACCATAGAGTCACTTTGGTGTCTTTACAGAGAGTACATGTACACTTGTCTGAACAAATAACCTCTTTATATGTAGCTGATGGGAGACACGTGCACCCGTGGGTGCAGGTTCTGTTCAGTAAAGACGTCCCGTAAGCCCCCGCCTCTGGACCCAGACGAGCCGTACAACACAGCCAAGGCCATTGCTGCCTGGGGGCTGGACTATGTGGTCCTCACCTCAGTCGACAGAGATGGTAATGGATTCTTACCTCAGTGCActacttttttcttctgtggtgCAACTTAGCACCATCTTATAAAGTAACTTaaatttttacaagaaaaacaaag from Amphiprion ocellaris isolate individual 3 ecotype Okinawa chromosome 4, ASM2253959v1, whole genome shotgun sequence includes the following:
- the rpl9 gene encoding 60S ribosomal protein L9, coding for MKTILSSQTVDLPDDVEVRLNGRKVIVKGPRGRLTREFNHINLELSLLGKKQKKLRVDKWWGNRKELATVRTICSHVQNMIKGVTLGFRYKMRSVYAHFPINVVIQESGTLVEIRNFLGEKYIRRVRMRPGVMCSVSAGQKDELVLEGNDIELVSNSAALIQQATTVKNKDIRKFLDGIYVSEKGTVVEQDQ
- the lias gene encoding lipoyl synthase, mitochondrial, translating into MALLKQSCCVAGRFSTNHLWLSPRCVPHVYTSSLTTAAKSSPDRKDRKKELLSDDGPDLQDFISGELSEKSKWAEYRGTLKRQKGERLRLPPWLKTEIPIGKNFNRLKNTLRDLNLHTVCEEARCPNIGECWGGGEYATATATIMLMGDTCTRGCRFCSVKTSRKPPPLDPDEPYNTAKAIAAWGLDYVVLTSVDRDDIADGGAEHFAKTVSNLKERNPQILVECLTPDFRGDLAAVEKIAVSGLDVYAHNVETVRELQRFVRDPRANIDQSLSVLKHAKKVNPTVLTKTSIMLGLGESDQQIMNTLTELREAGVDCLTLGQYMQPTKRHLKVEEYVTPEKFAHWEKVGNDMGFVYTASGPLVRSSYKAGEFFLKNLLKRKAEVTIAE